The Gloeobacter violaceus PCC 7421 DNA window TTGGGGGAGTTCTTTACCGTTGGGACGCTCGCCTCCGACTTCCGACGCACCATCGCCGCTTCGGATCACAGCAAGCAACTGCGCCAGCGCATTGAGCAGTTGTACGATTGGGACGCTGTTGCAGATGCCTACGTGGCTCTGGCCACCGGCAACACGATGGCTGTCAAGCAACCGTCACTGCTCAACAGCGGCAAGGTCTAGATGAGGCTGACTTCCTGCATTGCGGACTTTTCGTCAATAGGTTTGCACTGATACCGAGATGGTGGCAATGGGGAGAGAGACAAACACTGTTCGCCCACGGCAGATGGTTGCACCGGCTGCACACACCATCGTCACGCTTTGCTTGGCAGTTTTGCTATTTAGCACTGCCCCCCGGCCGGTGCAAAGCCAGGTGCTGACGCCCAGAGCGACGGGCAACGAACGCCAGCTTCCTCCCGACTACTTTGGATACAACGGTGCCAACTTCCTTGGAGAAGTAGCCTGGGACGATTCCGCCTTGATAAGGGCGTTGGTACCACTCAAACCTGCACTTTTGCGTTATCCGGGAGGAACAGAATCCAATTATTGGAACTGGAAGGTGGGGTGGTTTGTTACTGGCTTTCCGATGCCCAACTACCTGCGGCAACTGAAGCCTCGCTCGGTACGTCTCGAGAACTTTCAGGCGTCAATTAGGGCAACTGGTGCGGTTCCGGTTTATGTCCTCAACTTGCTGAGTTCAGATCTCGAAACCCAGCTTGGGTCGCTGCGGGAGGCGAAGGGGCTTGGGTTGCCTGTCAAGTATGTCGAGCTTGGCAACGAGTTCTATATCGGCAGTGCCGACCACAAGTCCAAGTTTCCGACTGCCGCCGCTTACGCTCAGGAGGCAAACCGCTGGACAGCAGCAATCAAGAAAGAGTTTCCCGAAGCAAAAGTGGCTTCTGTGGCTGCTCCTCCTAAGCGCGTTCGCGACCGTCGCTGGCTTGGGTGGAATGCTGATCTGCTGTCGACTTTGCAAGGTGGGGACGCCCTGACCCTGCACCATTACTACGGTACGGGTCTTTCCGACCCCTATCGCCGTTCGCAACGCTCCCGATCGTTGCGCTATTCCGCCACTGAGATCGCCAGCATTCTTGGCACGCCATTTGTGGCCTGGAACGAACTGCGCACAGAGGGCATTGGTTCGCTCCCGGTGGGGCGCGAGATCTGGATCACCGAGTACAACCTGTTCGATAGAAGCCAGCCGCTGGCTGGCACATGGGTCCACGGTCTGGGTGTGACAGTGACGACGCTGCTGTTTATCGATGAACCTAGAATCACCCATGTTCTTTGCCATACGCTACTGGGCAATGCCCTGTTTGCGAGCATCTTCAGCAACGAGCGGGGTTTTCTGGTGCCGACTGATTTTACCCGGGCGGCGGCTCCACCCCAGTCGGTTCCCCTCGCACTGACTGCCACCGGCTCGGCGCTGAAACTTGTGGGCGCAGCGCTGGCCGGTAAGACCTTGGGACAAAAGCTCGATTTTCCAGGCGCCCCGACCATTCGGGCGGGCAGAGGCGCGGGCTACCCGTCGTTGCTTGGTTGGAGCTTCGGCGACGGCCGCAACCGGCAAGCGATTGTCGTAAATCTTGCATCCTCAACCCAGCAAATAACCACTGCCGCAGTGATTCCCCAAGGCAGTTTTGAGCAAGTCTCAGGCGATCCGTTGACCCTGGTGAGTAGCCCGGCATCTTTGCGCAAAACCTCTGGCGGGATCGCAAAGAACCTTGCTCTGCCGCCCTATTCGATCACTCGGTTCTCCTCTTGATACGCCAGTTAAAGCCGTCGAATCCCCCGCCTATCCAGCTCATCTTCAATAGCCAGCATCGAGCGACGACAGTCATCGACCAGTTCGGCCACGGTAACCGCGCCGTCGGTGATTCTCTGCTCGTTTCCGTAGCGGACGTAGTTCGAAAGGTCTATCTGATGTACTTTTAACAGTCGTTGGAGGGTGGTTGTTCTTAACTTTTGAAGATAGCCGGGCGGATATGGCGCATCAGAGTGAGCGACCTGCATAGCATCCGACCCGTTCTGGCCAGAGGTTGACCCGAGCGCTCTGAGCAATCTTGACCATAACCAACCGGTGCGACTCTTTATCGATTCATGCATCGCTGAACCTGCCTTAGTGCATCGTTTGTTTGCCTCAAGCCCGCCGCGCTTGTACACACCCTGCCGGGCAGACTGATTTTAACCCACCCCTCTGGCCGTAATGTTCAGGGAAAACCCTGAAGTTATCAGGCTCGGCCGACACCGACCGGTTTGCCGTCACGGCAACCTTGCGGGCCAGCACCACGGCACAGTCCCCTGGCTGCGTGTTTTGTCGTCCACTGCCCACCAAAACGTTTTGAGAGAAAAAATGGACAAGCCAACGATATTGGTGACCGGCGGCGCTGGATTCATTGGCGCCAACTTCGTTTGCGCCTGGCTTTCGCGGCACAATGGCACCCTTGTCAACCTCGACAAGCTCACCTACGCCGGCAATCCCGCCAACCTCCATGCCCTTCAGGCCGATCCCCGGCATGTGTTCGTCCGGGGGGACATTTGCGACCCCGAGTTGATTGCACAGTTACTGGCGCGTTTCCGTCCACGCTATATCGTCAATTTTGCCGCCGAAAGTCACGTCGATCGCTCCATTCATTCTCCCGATGCCTTTGTGAAAACCAATGTCGACGGTGTTTTTTTGCTGCTTGAGGCGGCTTTGCACCACTGGAAGCAATTGACCCAGCCTGAGGTGGAAGATTTCCGATTTTTGCAGGTATCCACCGACGAAGTGTACGGCTCGCTGTCTGCGGAGGAGTCGGCATTTTCGGAGACGACGCCCTACCGGCCCAACAGCCCCTACGCCGCTTCCAAGGCGGCTGGCGATCATTTGGTGCGCGCCTACCACCGCACCTACGGATTGCCGGTGCTCACCACCAACTGCTCCAACAACTACGGCCCCTACCAGCATCCCGAGAAACTCATTCCCCTGATGCTGCTTAACGCCCTGGCCGGCAAAGCGTTGCCTGTCTATGGCGACGGCGCCAACATCCGCGACTGGTTGTTTGTGGAGGATCACTGCCGTGCCATTGAACGAGTACTCGATTCGGGCACACCCGGCCAGACCTACAATGTCGGCGGCCACAATGAGAAGACCAATCTGGAGGTAATCCGCACGCTGTGCGCAATTCTCGATCAGGAGCGCCCGCGCTTGGGCAGCGGCAGTTACCGCGAACAGATCCGTTTTGTCGCCGACCGGCCTGGTCACGATCGCCGCTACGCTATCGATGCAAGCAAGATTGGGCGCGAACTGGGTTGGAAGCCGGTTGAAAGCTTCGAGAGCGGCATTCGCAAAACGGTCCATTGGTATCTCTCGCAACACCGCGACTGGGTGGAGCAGGTGCTGAGCGGTGATTACAAAGAGTGGTTTGCCATCAACTATCGCGGGAGGACAGCCTGATGAAGGGGATCATATTGGCTGGGGGCAAGGGCACGCGGCTCTACCCCCTCACCCTGGGGGTCAGCAAACAACTGCTGCCCGTCTACGACAAACCGATGATCTACTACCCGCTGGCCACCCTGATGCTCGCCGGCATCCGCGAGGTGCTGCTCATCTCCACCCCCCGCGACCTGCCCGCCTACCAAGAACTGCTCGGCGACGGCTCGCGCTACGGCATCGAGATCCGCTACTGCGTCCAGCCGAGCCCCGACGGCCTCGCCCAGGCCTTCGTCCTCGGACGCGAGTTTTTGGAGGGCGGCCCGGCCTGTCTGATCTTGGGCGACAACATCTTCTATGGCTACGGCCTGGGCGAAATGCTTCAAAAAGCGGCCACCCGCACGTTCGGCTCGACGATCTTTGCCTACCGCGTCTCGGACCCAGAGCGCTAC harbors:
- the rfbB gene encoding dTDP-glucose 4,6-dehydratase, which gives rise to MDKPTILVTGGAGFIGANFVCAWLSRHNGTLVNLDKLTYAGNPANLHALQADPRHVFVRGDICDPELIAQLLARFRPRYIVNFAAESHVDRSIHSPDAFVKTNVDGVFLLLEAALHHWKQLTQPEVEDFRFLQVSTDEVYGSLSAEESAFSETTPYRPNSPYAASKAAGDHLVRAYHRTYGLPVLTTNCSNNYGPYQHPEKLIPLMLLNALAGKALPVYGDGANIRDWLFVEDHCRAIERVLDSGTPGQTYNVGGHNEKTNLEVIRTLCAILDQERPRLGSGSYREQIRFVADRPGHDRRYAIDASKIGRELGWKPVESFESGIRKTVHWYLSQHRDWVEQVLSGDYKEWFAINYRGRTA